The Sebastes umbrosus isolate fSebUmb1 chromosome 4, fSebUmb1.pri, whole genome shotgun sequence genomic sequence CTTccagtcaatatcactaacaaaatTACTCCAATAAAATGTTGCTGCTGGAACAGAAAACCATGTTGTCCTGAAACAAGGCTTATATTATGGAGTTCATACCTCTattaacagaaaaacagactgCTCAGTAAAATCTCACCTGCACTCACCCCTTACCCCAGGACtagtgacccagcctcctttctataggccttggttTTAGCCATCTATCAAGTCATTACATGTCAGCTATCTGAGTAGCTGAATGGGTTTAGCATCCCTGAACGCAGCATTGTTTTATTCACAATGTACAAATACTAAATTttaattaaagggtaactttggtatcttattttgaatttttattattttttggtatttttttattattattattattatttcacaaaAGTTTATAATATAACGAAAGAAAATTGTGATTTAAGTCAGGAAATTAAACTTTCATCCAGGTTAGTGCAGTTCAAAATGCTTCACAGATGACAATAAGACAGAATAAGTTTAGACgtgaaaaacagcagaaaagactaaaaatattcaacaattaaaaaaatattcaactgTTGTATGCTGATATTAACAAACGTTAGTGTAAAATCATAACTTGCTTACCATGACGCTGTTGTGTGCCGGTGTAACACGAGGGGGACATTATTCGATGGGTAACATTATTCGACATAACACCGCTAGTGGTTGCTGGTGTTTTGGATGGATGAACAAGACGGAAGAGAGACTAGTCTGAGTTAGTTAATGCCTCAAACTCTTTACAGACAAACTCTTCAACATGCTGGCTATTTTCATGTCGATCTCACGTTTATAATAAGCCATGTGGAGTCACTTTTCTGCGAGCTAAAACTGTACATCCCATGGGAGGATTTGCAGCTGATGCATCAAACTACGTCCAATCTAAGGTTGACCAATCAGCTTCCTTGTAGGCATGACGTCTGTCACGTTCCATCCGTaaacaaagaacgtatattgccgtAAAGATGGACCATAGGACCATGTgacaaaaatgcaaataaaaaataaaaaagaggatAACACTgttttctaaaaaaacaaaaaaaagatgacaaaaatgcaaataatagaaaataaaaaagagaaaaacactgttttctaaaaaaacaaaaaaaagatgacaaaaatgcaaataaaaaaataaaaaaagaggaaaacactgttttctaaaaaaaacaaaaaaaagatggacCATAGGAccatatgacaaaaatgcaaattaaaaaatgaggaaaacactgttttctaaaaaacaaaacaaaaaggtggACCATAGGCGCACAAACTTTGCAATTTGATTCTTattaatagcaataataatgaaaaaatgagGCATTTTAAACAGTTAGTGTaacttaaaggttccatatcatgctcattttcaggttcataattgtattttgtgtttctactagatagatatatagatagatagaagtttccagcatcacagttccatagtgcaaaacatgttagtaaaaaggcagtaaaaaagttagtagtgcaaagtacaaagtacaacaaaatataccagatataaaaatacaaggagatgaagaaaactgttaaaactgattATAGTGCAgtgtaacagctgtgatacaggactattaaaaagtgaatatagtgcagaagagactgttaaaaatgagtatagtgcagggtaacgcCAGTAGCTTAGtgtatgaaagtgcactgtgtgcattattatctgtcctgcagaccgatactagaacatgtttacatgctgtaatgttaaaaaatatatatatatattttccttatactgtcggcctgaatatgcctgtatttactctctgtctgaaacgctccgttttagcgtatTTCGATGGAATTGCGACGGAATTACAACAGGATTGCATTGcctggcaacagcttgggtccatgtgtacttcctgtcagttgatgacattcacatacactgcaaccaggagtaaactggaacacatttagaatgtttatgtttaaaactgcgtaaagggtctaaatattgtatatgtgcgacatcacaaatagatacgtttctgaatacgggctttgtgtatttccctgtggattgagcgtttcgatactttcacagtatttatataggacttaagtctgctttataataaaaaaaaaacatgaaagtctcacttttttataatatgtcccctttaatatatatttgtgaTTCGCCCCCTAATTTATCTATCCACATTGTACAGTAGCCtaccatgtgtttttttttatttacagtgtaaATCATGTCTTGACGAGACAAACTGAAGTGTAAGTCAATTGTGTATTTGTAATTAGTTATGAAATTCAGTGGCGATGGCTTTGATAACTTTAACTTTTTTCTGGATGCTTATTGGTGTGCTTATTTGTGTTATAATCCCTCAAATTCAATGTaaaaatggacatttttcatgacattgAACTTTTACTCCTGACATACAATACATAACACATTAGATGATGATGACTCACTCAACATACAATACATAACACATTACATGGTAAACATTCATtgcattaatatatataaaattacattCATACACACTTCAAAGCCAGTCAACACTGtacatacaatatattaattaaattatacatatACAGATGATGTTTAAAAAGAATGAGAACTATACATATGGGATATGAATGGGAGTTATACAATTTATGAAGCGAAACACGTATATAAAAACTAGCATAGTTATACCTCCTACTATTCAATCTGTCATCTGCATGCCAATAATAAATGCCTCTGCATATTCCTTTTAAAGGatgattaatttttttattaggTGGATATTAATTAAGGGGTAAATTATTCCAGTGTATGTTATGGCTCTGTAAATGACAGTTTTATTCAACGAGTTAGTCCTTGGGCAGGGTACCACAATATGACTGTTGTGTGTTATTGCGGTAAACTATTTGGTCAAATAGAAATGTTTGCGGCTTTGATTTAATCTTACAGCTGAACAATGTGGCCATGCTTGAGGATATCCTTTGCTAAATGGTGAGCCATCTTTTGAGCTTTGCTTGAATGCTGCTCATAAACTGTTTGATAGAAGAGGTTCTACTCTATTTTTGTGGCGGCATTCATCAGGCGATTAACCATGGCTGTGATATTGTCAGATAAACTACCAAACTGAATATTATATGCCTGTTAACAATAGCAATCAATAACAGAATAGATTGAAAATAATGCGTTGCCCCATGCCAAAAAACCTTCTTCATTAGTTTCATCTGATAAGCAGATGAGCAGCCTTAAACAAATGTTAAGAGATATGGAAGATCAATAGCCCCATCTAGTGGTCAAAGAAGGCACAACCACTAGCCTGACCTTTCTGAAACCTCTTTGGTTCTCTCCCTGAGGACCCAGGAACCAATACTAATTTACCATCCTCTCAGCCCAAGGCTGTGTGTGGTTGCTGTCCTCACCACCACTTGTCTCGTACTGGGAAACTTACAGCaggatagaggagaggaagaaaatggaCAGCCCCTGTGCTTTAGTGGCTTAGATGAGATGTAATGATGACTTTCTACCAACAGATGTCAGACATAGAGGAGCTTTTTGGTTACTAAATATTAATTAGCATATGAAgagaatttattttttcaccGAATACTATTTTTAGATTATACACCTTAGTATTAAGTTGTgggactttaaaaaaaatctatggtGAACAATAAAGAGAAAACTGTATAGAGatgatattttccaaaatatagGATATTTTTAGAGCAGAGCTGTAAGTCATACAAAATAGTGTGTATTATTTAACTTTTAGTACATATTTTGCACATCATTTATATGCTCTGAGATCAGGTGGTTTCTATGTTGTTTCTTTTAAGGTTGTTCATGTTTAGTCTAAATTACACTTTTCCAACACTCACACATGTGCAAAGAGGCCACATTGAGTAAAGTCATTGTGAATGTTACTCAGCCATGGCCTCTTCAGCTTCTAAGTTAGTTTTGCATgtattaaattttaaattttgcaatatttaaaataattatttggtCTCACTGTCGCACTACTGAACAATTCCAGATTGACAGAATGTGAATTCTTCACCATATGTCTCATTACCATACATCAGATATGTTTCAGGCTTAGGGCCACAAATGGTATGACTCGGTGGTGGAatcagaagtaaaaatgtcacTTTCAGTGAATGTTAACAATTATTGGTCACATAAACGGGTAACCTTTGCCTGTGTTTATGTAGCAGTGGTACCCACGGTGTCATAAACTgcagatgaaaacaaaatggCACCAATATGGcaacaataataatgtattattattattattattattattattattattattattattatgattatgtgtaatggaaattctgtcaatTTCCCTAGATGAGTCATAATGAACGTTGAAAAAgatctcaaacagatgaaatttctttgttgtattttattcttataaGAACAggcactcttctgcagactgtgtgactctgtataaccagtgcctcttcttataagaataaaatacaacaaagacatttcatctgtttgagatcTTCAACGTTCATAAGGACTCATCTAGGGAAATTTACAGAATTtccatttcattattattattattattattattattattattattattatgtctttGGTAGTACTTGGGTTctttggaaataaaaaatattgtttttgttgtatcACATTCCAGATCAgtgggaataataataataataaaaataattattattatattatgattataataatgtataatcattattgttattgttattattattattattattattatgtctttGGTAAGAAATGAGGGTTCTtttgaaataaaacatgttgttgttgttgtgtcacATTCCAGAGAAGTGggaataataattataataatatatttattatcattattgttattataatattactattattattattatcattattattattactattattattattattattattattattatcattactattattattattattattattattattattattattatgtctttCTTTGTGAGGGTTCTtttgaaataaaacatgttgttgttgttgttgtgtcacATTCCAGAGAAGTTggaataataattataataatatatttattatcattattgttattataatattactattattattattatcattattattattactattattattattattattattattattattatcattattattattattattattattattattattattattattattattattattattattatgtctttCTTTGTGAGGGTTCTttggaaataaaacatgttgttgttgttgtatcaCATGCCAGAGCAGTGGGTGGCGGTACTGCATTCATTGTGGCAACAGAAGAAGAACTATGCTAACCAGTTAGCCaccagcagctagcagctagctcctAGCTCCAGCTGCTGGTTGTAATGCTAACAAGTGAAGCCGAGGAGGACTGCTCTGGACAGGCGGCGTCCTGCAGGACTGTTACCAAGCATTGGAGAAGGTAACTAGATGGAGACAGCACAGTCTGAGTCTAAACACTGTgacactatatatttatatataggtAGTGTTTATCCACGTGGTGTCTAAAAAACACGAGCTAGCTAActttagctagctaactagagCTGAAGTAAAGCAGTTAGCTAACCtagctagcattagcattagctgctTTAATGCTGCCTTCAAGTGCTCCTTGTGAGCGTCgtccaacagacaacaacagataAAGTGAGTAAGATTTCAAGATtcctttatttttcatttttataatataacataaacataaaaacgATATGTTAAGTGAAAAACAATTGGTTAAAATTATAAAGTAATTAGTTAATAATTAAGAGCAATAATAAATAAgctaaaaatagaataaatagttacaatttaaaaattaaaaatagtattaaaggaacagtctctTTAGTGCAGTTTAGTGCAGTCTGATTGCTGTGGGAAAGAAGCTGTTTAGCAGCCGAGTAGTCCTTGATTTGATACTTCTGTATCTTCTTACGGCTTGTTGAACCTTTATACGGAATAAATCAACTGTTAAATGCAATTAAAATGTGTCCCGTTATTTGTTTAACCACATAACTGTTTATAAGTTAATTTGTAGAGCGACTTTCTTTATTAAAATGCATATAATATCCTGTAAAAGGAGCTGTCGGCCCGCAAGTGAACTCTGGTGCGGTGCGTTCAGGGTGCGACCGTGAAGCAGCCCAGCCAGAGAGTTGTTATTGATATGTGGCACCACTTTCATGGTTCACAACCTGCCTGTTAACAACACATCACTGTCATCATATCACTGTTCTGCATCAAGCTCAATCTTGATATCTGTCCCAATACAGTAATATATGACCATGATATGGTTATGATGGTGTGCCAATGGCTGAGACTATGAAAATATGTCATATTAGTTTTATCTTGATATATTAATCTTGATTGATGAGGTTCTCAAACTGTACTCTGGAGGCTCTTCAAAAAGACTCATGAAAGAAAGCTTCTAAGAGAAAACCCCGTCAGCAGCTCCTACCCCATCATTTCTTATTATTCTGTGCAATATAGATTAAACTGTACAATAATTTAACTTTACAATAATTTAACTGTGCAATAATCAGCCATTCATACTGCAATTATtctgtacatttcaagaaatattcctATTTAATTCTTAGTTATACCAGTCttccatttatatttaacacacttaatagatcccactattcagcattttgtatttacttatttacactgtggtatatattgtatgtgtctGATGCACATATGTGTACATACTTCTTATATTTCTAATttgttattcttattatttatttatatttctatattgtgttatatattgtagcaatatgtacataatttacatgttacatacttatttatttctattttcttacatttctgtgcttttatataagagcaactgtaacaaTTACACTAAGTATTTCTTATTCAGATTCAGTTACACAAGGCAGTGGGGCAGAGGTTAGTTACCAGTATGTATAAGTCTTAACTGTTACATTTCATGcatatatttgagttgttgGGGTTAAAGtttagaaatgtttttaattgcaTCCTTACTTTAATGTTGGACATTCCTTACAGGCTGGTGCTTCATTATGCGGCGGGGGGAGCGAGCTCCACAGGCTTTCGAGGCCCCGGTGGACGTCCACGCCAGTGCAGATGGCCAGGTGTACATGTTCAACAGGAGGCCCAATGACTCTACTGTATCCTCCGATGATGAGGAGCTCACTGTGATGGAGATGAGGCCGTGGGTTTTCCAGGACCAGGAGCAGGACAGTCTGAGGAACATCCAGCTGCTGGAGCGGGAGGTGTTAGATGGTGACAACCTCAACAAGCTTGCACTGCAATACGGCTGCAAGGTAAAGATTTTGGATTGTCactgaggttgttttttttgttcatctcTTCAAGTGTTGACATTCCTGTTTCTGTCAACAGGTGGCAGATATAAAGCGAGTGAACAACCTTATGCAGGAACAAGATTTATTTGGTCTGAAATCTATCAAAATACCGGTTCAGAAACACAGCTTTTTAACCGAGACGTACACAGACCCGAGTGACCCTCAAGAAGAAACGCCACATTCATCCACTACGCCGGCGAAGCCTCAGGACCGAGCCAGAGCCCAATCACACCTGCAGGAGGTCACAGACTTTCTAATGGAAGTGGACCACGATATTGAGAAACTGATTCAGACCACGGACGATCAAGATGAGAATTTGTTGGATAACTCTGAG encodes the following:
- the lysmd4 gene encoding lysM and putative peptidoglycan-binding domain-containing protein 4; the protein is MRRGERAPQAFEAPVDVHASADGQVYMFNRRPNDSTVSSDDEELTVMEMRPWVFQDQEQDSLRNIQLLEREVLDGDNLNKLALQYGCKVADIKRVNNLMQEQDLFGLKSIKIPVQKHSFLTETYTDPSDPQEETPHSSTTPAKPQDRARAQSHLQEVTDFLMEVDHDIEKLIQTTDDQDENLLDNSETRQRFGLRGQPLTGPGADWGIQWWNAVVAMLLIGIVLPLFYVIYFKTKDDGVVDGGALQSSAASSNTSGTGEKPG